A single genomic interval of Lathyrus oleraceus cultivar Zhongwan6 chromosome 7, CAAS_Psat_ZW6_1.0, whole genome shotgun sequence harbors:
- the LOC127101852 gene encoding uncharacterized protein LOC127101852, translated as MTPIKTDEDVRSMFQCHVTLSQLPSIEIYVRLVDNLEEQPSDNVEEQPSHKENHCYPTQSVQSHNYGMSQAIDEEPTQNNEPFIPNEEVGENSEDDLEEVRFEDLFGVSDDDGNEEILDTPAVALRAQPISLYNPPVHMQNISLDDAEPISVFGSFIPTHNFDEIEEGIEYEDKEKCLLALQQWHIKRSLDFSVVKSDSVRFVIKCRNSTCNFKCRVSLHKGNSRWRVGKSSGPHTCTTTSMSQDHTKLSSEMISKTIMELVNRDASLKVKVIIAHVVEKYRYIISYKKAWIAKCKAIESLYGNWETSYNDLPQWILVMKTYLPGTIIELQTLPVISNDGSYLGDQRIFHRLFWAFRPCIRGFAYCKPIVQVNGTWLYGKYRGTLLMAVAQDGNGNIFPIAFPLVESETKEAWSFFLKNLRMHVTPQANLCLISDRHESIKNAYNNPKNGWQFPPSSHVYCIRHIAETSCGRLKTRICGK; from the coding sequence ATGACACCGATTAAGACCGACGAAGATGTCAGGTCGATGTTTCAATGTCATGTAACATTATCTCAATTACCCAGCATTGAGATATATGTTCGTCTAGTCGATAATCTTGAAGAACAACCGAGTGACAATGTTGAGGAACAACCGTCTCACAAAGAAAATCACTGTTATCCAACGCAATCTGTACAGTCACACAACTATGGAATGAGTCAAGCCATTGACGAAGAGCCGACTCAAAATAATGAACCTTTCATACCAAATGAAGAGGTGGGCGAGAATAGTGAGGATGATCTTGAGGAGGTTCGATTTGAAGATCTTTTCGGTGTTAGCGATGACGATGGCAATGAGGAAATATTAGACACACCGGCCGTTGCGCTAAGAGCGCAACCAATTAGTTTATACAACCCACCTGTGCACATGCAAAATATAAGTTTGGATGATGCCGAACCAATCTCCGTTTTCGGCAGTTTCATACCAACTCACAACTTTGACGAAATAGAGGAGGGCATAGAGTATGAAGATAAGGAAAAGTGTCTTCTGGCGTTGCAACAATGGCATATAAAACGTAGTCTAGATTTTTCTGTGGTTAAATCTGACAGTGTACGTTTTGTCATCAAATGTAGAAATTCAACATGCAATTTCAAATGCAGGGTCTCTTTGCACAAGGGCAACTCAAGGTGGAGAGTTGGTAAGTCTAGTGGGCCTCATACGTGCACAACCACTTCCATGTCACAAGACCATACAAAACTCAGTTCAGAAATGATTAGCAAGACCATAATGGAGCTTGTAAATCGGGACGCTTCTCTTAAGGTGAAGGTTATCATTGCTCATGTTGTTGAGAAATACCGGTATATCATATCATACAAAAAGGCATGGATTGCAAAGTGTAAGGCGATTGAGTCGCTCTATGGAAACTGGGAGACATCTTACAACGATCTTCCGCAGTGGATACTGGTAATGAAAACATATCTGCCAGGTACCATTATAGAATTACAAACCCTACCTGTGATTTCAAATGATGGTTCATACTTGGGTGACCAAAGGATATTTCATCGTCTGTTTTGGGCGTTTAGACCATGTATACGTGGCTTCGCGTATTGTAAACCAATTGTGCAGGTTAATGGAACTTGGTTGTATGGCAAGTACAGAGGGACTCTGCTGATGGCTGTGGCACAGGATGGGAACGGGAACATATTTCCGATAGCATTCCCATTGGTTGAAAGTGAGACAAAGGAAGCCtggagtttctttcttaagaaTTTGAGAATGCATGTTACCCCCCAAGCAAATCTATGCCTAATATCAGACAGGCATGAATCAATAAAGAATGCATACAACAACCCAAAAAATGGATGGCAGTTTCCTCCTTCATCACacgtctattgcattagacatatcgcgGAAACTTCATGCGGGAGATTAAAGACAAGGATCTGCGGAAAATAG
- the LOC127106010 gene encoding protein IQ-domain 26: MGRTIRWFKNLFGIKKDRDNSNSNLNSNSSSTKWNSPLETFSKRDSRGLCHNPATIPPNISPAEAAWVQSFYSESEKEQNKHAIAVAAATAAAADAAVAAAQAAVAVVRLTSHGRDTMFGGGHQKFAAVKIQTTFRGYLARKALRALKGLVKLQALVRGYLVRKQATATLHSMQALIRAQQTVRSHKSRGLAMNTKNETHNRFQTQARRSMEKYNHNESNRNEYTSSTPIHSRRLSSSFDATVSGNNNSNNNNNNYDIESPKIVEIDTGRPKSRSRRSNTSISDFGDDPSFQALSSPHPIIPSQLFIPNQRSFIESDWGITGEECRFSTAQSTPRFTSSCSCGFVAPSTPKTICGDSFYIGEYGNYPNYMANTQSFKAKLRSHSAPKQRPEPVPKKRLTLNELMESRNSLSGVRMQRSCSQIQDAINFKNAVMSKLDKSTDFDRNYSNQRRW; the protein is encoded by the exons ATGGGTAGAACAATAAGGTGGTTCAAGAATTTGTTTGGGATAAAGAAAGATAGAGATAATTCAAATTCGAATTTGAATTCGAATTCTTCCAGTACTAAATGGAATTCTCCTCTTGAAACTTTCTCCAAGAGAGATTCAAGAGGTTTGTGTCATAATCCAGCTACTATACCGCCTAACATTTCACCTGCGGAAGCGGCTTGGGTTCAATCCTTCTACTCAGAATCCGAGAAGGAGCAAAACAAGCACGCCATTGCTGTTGCAGCTGCCACTGCAGCAGCCGCAGATGCTGCTGTGGCAGCTGCTCAAGCTGCCGTGGCTGTTGTTAGACTAACCAGCCACGGCAGAGATACCATGTTTGGTGGCGGACACCAGAAATTCGCTGCTGTCAAGATTCAAACCACATTTAGAGGCTACTTG GCAAGAAAAGCACTAAGAGCTTTAAAGGGGTTGGTGAAGTTACAAGCACTGGTGAGAGGGTACTTAGTGAGGAAGCAAGCAACAGCAACACTTCACAGTATGCAAGCTCTGATTAGAGCTCAACAAACAGTGAGGTCTCATAAATCTCGTGGACTCGCAATGAACACGAAGAATGAAACACATAACAGATTTCAAACACAAGCAAGAAGATCCATG GAAAAGTACAATCACAATGAGAGTAATAGGAATGAGTAcacatcttcaactccaatccACAGTAGAAGATTATCATCTTCTTTTGATGCTACTGTCAGCGGCAACAataacagcaacaacaacaataacaattaTGATATTGAAAGTCCGAAAATAGTGGAAATTGATACCGGGAGGCCAAAATCAAGGTCGAGAAGAAGCAACACATCAATTTCTGATTTTGGCGACGACCCGTCATTTCAAGCACTTTCATCTCCACATCCAATTATCCCATCTCAGTTATTCATTCCAAATCAAAGGAGTTTCATTGAATCAGATTGGGGAATAACAGGGGAAGAATGCAGATTTTCAACCGCGCAAAGCACTCCGCGCTTCACAAGTTCGTGTAGTTGTGGATTTGTTGCACCTTCTACACCTAAAACAATTTGTGGAGACAGTTTCTACATTGGTGAATATGGTAATTATCCTAACTACATGGCTAATACACAGTCTTTTAAGGCTAAATTGAGGTCTCATAGTGCTCCAAAGCAACGACCCGAACCGGTTCCTAAGAAGAGGCTTACATTGAATGAACTCATGGAATCTAGAAACAGTTTGAGTGGAGTTAGAATGCAAAGATCTTGTTCACAGATTCAGGATGCTATCAATTTTAAGAATGCTGTTATGAGTAAGTTAGACAAATCCACTGATTTCGATAGAAACTACTCCAATCAAAGGAGGTGGTGA
- the LOC127101853 gene encoding serine/threonine-protein phosphatase 7 long form homolog, producing the protein MNYRTNPRHHLQGYRVAIEHMEEKDFIWRPYIQYPVPDYNDSRVWSATTYIICFYTVEMHQTDRVKLQFGFEQQIPSPPRCLSEHHNMTMVKAWDTHWQDLNKEELKEWKRRRHLVLQGNSVIGESKPGREYMNWFLSIPFMHVAPTQFLDDPRQRVASSTQHTTQHTTSPPQQHNQPSSSA; encoded by the exons ATGAATTATCGAACTAATCCTCGACATCATTTACAAGGGTACCGTGTTGCAATAGAACACATGGAAGAAAAAGAT tttatttggaggccgTACATACAATATCCAGTGCCTGATTATAATGACAGCCGAGTCTGGAGTGCAACAACATATATCATATGTTTCTATACCGTTGAGATGCATCAGACGGATCGAGTCAAACTCCAATTTGGATTTGAACAACAAATACCGTCTCCGCCAAGATGTCTAAGTGAACACCATAACATGACTATGGTCAAAGCTTGGGACACGCATTGGCAAGATTTAAATAAAGAAGAGCTGAAAGAATGGAAAAGAAGAAGGCATTTGGTGTTACAAGGAAACTCGGTCATTGGTGAGTCTAAGCCGGGTAGAGAATACATGAATTGGTTTTTATCAATTCCTTTTATGCACGTTGCTCCGACACAATTTTTGGATGATCCCCGTCAACGTGTAGCTTCCTCAACCCAACACACAACCCAACACACAACATCACCCCCACAACAACATAACCAACCATCATCCTCAGCTTAA